From the genome of Papaver somniferum cultivar HN1 chromosome 2, ASM357369v1, whole genome shotgun sequence, one region includes:
- the LOC113349283 gene encoding putative dual specificity protein phosphatase DSP8, whose protein sequence is MKIKQLDDDEEEEYASKRMIVLVDAKRDIVGIDAKRVLVGAGARVLFYPTLLYNVFRNKLESEFHWWDKIDEFLLLGAVPFPKHVPQLKQLGVGGVITLNEPYETLVDSSLYYSYKIDHLVIPTRDYLFAPSFVDISRAVDFIHENASYGKVTYVHCKAGRGRSTTIVLCYLVHYKQMTPSAAFEYVRFRRPRVLLAPSQWKAVQDYQRYRLDIARMSSSGDGVLITKADLEGYNNSCDDSKKQLSVVHKPKKGKPMIARLSCLFAALKVSAGSSSVTGRLPELRAC, encoded by the exons atgaagATCAAACaattagatgatgatgaagaagaagaatatgcaTCTAAAAGGATGATTGTTCTAGTTGATGCTAAGAGAGATATTGTTGGGATTGATGCTAAGAGAGTATTAGTTGGAGCTGGGGCTAGGGTTTTGTTCTATCCAACACTTTTATACAATGTCTTTCGGAACAAACTCGAGTCTGAATTCCATTGGTGGGACAAAATTGACGAG TTTTTGTTGTTGGGTGCTGTTCCATTTCCTAAACATGTACCTCAATTGAAGCAACTTGGAGTCGGGGGTGTTATAACTCTTAATGAACCCTATGAGACATTGGTTGATTCGTCTTTATATTAT TCTTATAAGATCGATCACCTGGTAATACCCACGAGAGACTATCTCTTTGCCCCTTCTTTTGTGGATATTAGTCGAGCTGTGGACTTTATTCATG AGAATGCGTCGTATGGAAAAGTTACCTATGTTCACTGCAAAGCTGGGCGTGGtaggagtaccaccattgttctCTGCTATTTG GTGCACTACAAGCAGATGACACCCAGTGCTGCATTTGAATATGTACGGTTCAGAAGACCACGAGTACTCTTGGCTCCATCACAATGGAAG GCAGTTCAAGACTACCAAAGATACCGCCTAGATATTGCTAGAATGTCGTCTTCAGGTGACGGGGTTTTGATAACAAAGGCAGATCTTGAAGGGTATAACAACTCTTGTGATGATAGTAAGAAGCAGTTGAGTGTTGTTCATAAGCCTAAGAAAGGTAAGCCCATGATAGCTCGGTTATCTTGCCTTTTTGCAGCGTTGAAAGTTTCTGCTGGTAGCTCCTCAGTCACTGGTCGGTTACCTGAACTTCGGGCTTGTTAA
- the LOC113354027 gene encoding transcription factor DYT1-like, with translation MKFAACCGSGRGRGTRNEDGILEFKSKNLDAERRRRGKLKQRINDLRAAVPNITNMTKAATLDDAITYINGLKQQVDGLTNCLEQMEDTTVPQAAEEEETEVQVEMDDQNIEKFNIDEEVKVTYLEENKFCIKIICYSKRGIFTRLMELMSSLGFEIMDNNFTSFKGVCLTTLSVKGSQVDVTELEKLEEYLLQAVTS, from the exons ATGAAGTTTGCCGCCTGTTGTGGCAGCGGACGAGGTCGAGGAACGCGTAATGAAGATGGGATCTTGGAGTTCAAATCTAAAAACTTAGATgccgagagaagaagaagaggaaaacttAAACAAAGAATCAATGATTTACGTGCTGCAGTTCCAAACATCACTAAT ATGACTAAAGCGGCCACTCTTGATGATGCTATAACATACATTAATGGGTTGAAACAACAAGTAGACGGTCTTACAAATTGTCTTGAACAAATGGAGGATACAACAGTTCCTCAAGCAgcagaagaagaggaaactgAGGTCCAAGTTGAAATGGATGATCAAAATATCGAGAAATTCAATATAGAT GAAGAAGTTAAGGTAACCtatttagaagaaaataaattcTGCATCAAGATAATATGCTATTCAAAGAGAGGTATTTTCACCAGATTAATGGAGCTGATGAGTTCTCTTGGGTTTGAAATTATGGACAACAATTTCACATCCTTCAAAGGTGTTTGTCTGACAACTTTATCTGTCAAG GGGAGTCAGGTTGATGTGACTGAGTTGGAGAAACTTGAAGAGTATTTGCTACAAGCTGTTACAAGTTGA